DNA sequence from the Thermodesulfobacteriota bacterium genome:
CCACCAGGGCCTGCTGGATGCGGGCCGCCAGGGCGGTGGCGTCTCTCATAGGGGTTGTCCCTCCTCCTCGATATGTGCCCGGATCGCCTCCGGCAGCTCCTCGCCCCGCAGGAGATCCACCGGGATGGTGGGGTCCAGGTCCAGGAGCCAGGAGATCGCCCGCAGATAGACCCGTTCCTCCAGCCCCCAGGCGACCAGATCCACGTCCGATCGTTCGTCGAAGGTCCGGCCGGCGGCCAGGGAGCCGAACAGCACCACCCGGTTGGCACCGAAGGTCTCCCTGAGGAGTGCGGCTCCCCGGTGGGCCACCGCCCACGCCCGTTCTCGGCGCTCGGCCAGGGCCTGCTGTCGCAGGCGGGCGCGCTGGCGGCCTGCCTGCCGGAAGAAAGTCGTCTCGCTGGACATTCTGAAAGCCTCCCCCTCATCCCGGCCCTGGCTCGCGGCCGGCGCTGAAGGCCGCGTACTCCTGGCGGCTCTGCTCCTGGGCCTGGCTGCGCTCGTGGTTCACCTGGTCGAAGTTGTCCATCAGAAGGTGCACGATCTCCGGGTCGAGGGCGCCGCCGGCGGCCATTCCCTCCAGGATCCGGGCTGCCTCCCGGGAGGACATCCCGGCGCGGTAAGGACGATCCTCGGTGATGGCGGTGAAGACATCCGCCACCGCCATCATCCGGGCGCCTGGCGAAAGCTCGGCCGCCGCATGATGGAACGGATAGCCGCGGCCGTCCAGCCGCTCGTGGTGGAAGGCCGCCCACTGCCGGATCTCCTCGAGGTCGCGGAATTTGGCCAGCACCCAGTAGGTGTAGTAGGTGTGGGTGCGGATGACGTTGACCTCGGCCGGGGTGAGGCGGTCCGGCT
Encoded proteins:
- a CDS encoding nucleotidyltransferase domain-containing protein, whose protein sequence is MSSETTFFRQAGRQRARLRQQALAERRERAWAVAHRGAALLRETFGANRVVLFGSLAAGRTFDERSDVDLVAWGLEERVYLRAISWLLDLDPTIPVDLLRGEELPEAIRAHIEEEGQPL